From a single Arachis hypogaea cultivar Tifrunner chromosome 3, arahy.Tifrunner.gnm2.J5K5, whole genome shotgun sequence genomic region:
- the LOC112790030 gene encoding NAC domain-containing protein 72 isoform X2 — MGVPEKDPLSQLSLPPGFRFYPTDEELLVQYLCRKVAGNHFSLPIIAEIDLYKFDPWILPGKAIFGEKEWYFFSPRDRKYPNGSRPNRVAGSGYWKATGTDKVITTEGRKVGIKKALVFYIGKAPKGTKTNWIMHEYRLLNGSQKSLGSTKLDDWVLCRIYKKNLSSSQNVNMPSFTSKEWSNGSSPSSSSHIDDMLELPEIDDRCFALPRVNSLQHEEKLTLGATGNNFPDWVNSGGLDSVPEFGSQTQGMTSYDGNDLYVPSASQFCHVNTMVVPGNPTEEEVQSGIRTQRIDENFGLFQQNSNVFTHRYLSSSGDSFGFGYPNQQFGFGFRE, encoded by the exons ATGGGAGTTCCAGAGAAGGATCCTCTTTCTCAATTGAGCTTACCTCCTGGTTTTAGATTTTACCCCACAGATGAGGAGCTTCTTGTTCAGTACCTATGTCGCAAGGTTGCTGGCAACCATTTCTCACTTCCTATCATCGCGGAAATCGATTTGTATAAATTCGACCCTTGGATCCTCCCAG GTAAAGCAATATTTGGGGAGAAAGAATGGTACTTTTTCAGCCCCAGGGATAGAAAGTATCCGAACGGTTCGCGACCGAACAGGGTTGCTGGCTCTGGGTACTGGAAAGCCACAGGAACAGATAAAGTAATCACTACCGAAGGCAGAAAAGTTGGAATCAAGAAAGCACTTGTTTTCTACATTGGCAAAGCACCCAAAGGCACCAAAACAAACTGGATCATGCACGAGTACCGTCTCCTCAACGGTTCTCAAAAGAGCCTCGGCAGCACCAAG CTAGATGATTGGGTTTTGTGTCGGATATACAAGAAGAACTTGAGCTCATCGCAAAATGTCAATATGCCAAGCTTTACGAGCAAAGAATGGAGCAATGGATCGTCTCCTTCTTCATCGTCTCACATCGACGACATGCTCGAATTGCCGGAGATCGACGACCGGTGCTTCGCCTTACCGCGGGTTAACTCGCTGCAGCACGAGGAAAAGCTCACCCTTGGCGCCACAGGCAATAATTTCCCGGACTGGGTCAACTCGGGGGGTCTCGACTCGGTCCCTGAGTTCGGGAGCCAAACTCAGGGGATGACAAGTTACGATGGAAATGACCTATATGTCCCCTCCGCGTCACAGTTCTGCCACGTCAACACAATGGTTGTGCCGGGTAACCCGACGGAGGAGGAAGTCCAGAGCGGCATCAGGACCCAGCGGATTGATGAGAATTTCGGGTTATTTCAACAGAATTCGAATGTATTCACCCACCGGTATTTGTCGAGTTCGGGTGACTCATTCGGATTCGGATACCCGAATCAGCAATTTGGATTCGGATTCAGAGAATGA
- the LOC112790030 gene encoding NAC domain-containing protein 72 isoform X1, protein MGVPEKDPLSQLSLPPGFRFYPTDEELLVQYLCRKVAGNHFSLPIIAEIDLYKFDPWILPGIYLIRDNDIISVIESKMFIYLGSFCAGKAIFGEKEWYFFSPRDRKYPNGSRPNRVAGSGYWKATGTDKVITTEGRKVGIKKALVFYIGKAPKGTKTNWIMHEYRLLNGSQKSLGSTKLDDWVLCRIYKKNLSSSQNVNMPSFTSKEWSNGSSPSSSSHIDDMLELPEIDDRCFALPRVNSLQHEEKLTLGATGNNFPDWVNSGGLDSVPEFGSQTQGMTSYDGNDLYVPSASQFCHVNTMVVPGNPTEEEVQSGIRTQRIDENFGLFQQNSNVFTHRYLSSSGDSFGFGYPNQQFGFGFRE, encoded by the exons ATGGGAGTTCCAGAGAAGGATCCTCTTTCTCAATTGAGCTTACCTCCTGGTTTTAGATTTTACCCCACAGATGAGGAGCTTCTTGTTCAGTACCTATGTCGCAAGGTTGCTGGCAACCATTTCTCACTTCCTATCATCGCGGAAATCGATTTGTATAAATTCGACCCTTGGATCCTCCCAGGTATATATTTGATAAGGGATAATGACATTATTTCTGTGATTGAGAGCAAGATGTTTATCTATTTGGGTTCTTTTTGTGCAGGTAAAGCAATATTTGGGGAGAAAGAATGGTACTTTTTCAGCCCCAGGGATAGAAAGTATCCGAACGGTTCGCGACCGAACAGGGTTGCTGGCTCTGGGTACTGGAAAGCCACAGGAACAGATAAAGTAATCACTACCGAAGGCAGAAAAGTTGGAATCAAGAAAGCACTTGTTTTCTACATTGGCAAAGCACCCAAAGGCACCAAAACAAACTGGATCATGCACGAGTACCGTCTCCTCAACGGTTCTCAAAAGAGCCTCGGCAGCACCAAG CTAGATGATTGGGTTTTGTGTCGGATATACAAGAAGAACTTGAGCTCATCGCAAAATGTCAATATGCCAAGCTTTACGAGCAAAGAATGGAGCAATGGATCGTCTCCTTCTTCATCGTCTCACATCGACGACATGCTCGAATTGCCGGAGATCGACGACCGGTGCTTCGCCTTACCGCGGGTTAACTCGCTGCAGCACGAGGAAAAGCTCACCCTTGGCGCCACAGGCAATAATTTCCCGGACTGGGTCAACTCGGGGGGTCTCGACTCGGTCCCTGAGTTCGGGAGCCAAACTCAGGGGATGACAAGTTACGATGGAAATGACCTATATGTCCCCTCCGCGTCACAGTTCTGCCACGTCAACACAATGGTTGTGCCGGGTAACCCGACGGAGGAGGAAGTCCAGAGCGGCATCAGGACCCAGCGGATTGATGAGAATTTCGGGTTATTTCAACAGAATTCGAATGTATTCACCCACCGGTATTTGTCGAGTTCGGGTGACTCATTCGGATTCGGATACCCGAATCAGCAATTTGGATTCGGATTCAGAGAATGA